Below is a window of Planctomycetes bacterium MalM25 DNA.
TCGCGTATTTCATGGTGAATTATTGAACCACGAAGGAACAAAGGAACGAAGGGGTGCTACCGCACCACTCGTTTGATGCCGTCCTTGAAGTGGGGGACGTTTAAGTTGAGCAGCAACCCTAGCCGACAATCGGTCAGCTTGAGGTAGGTGAATAGCTGCGCCTCGTGTACTGGTGCGATGTGATCAACTGCTTTCAACTCGACAACGATGCGATCGCCGACGAACAAGTCGACACGCAGTTCGCTGTTGATGTCGCGTCCGCCGTAGCGAATGGGAACGGTTGCTTGGCAACGGTAGGGGACGTGGGCCTTTGTGAGTTCGATGGCTAAGCACTTCTCATAGACAGTTTCAAGCAGCCCGGGCCCTAGTTCTGAGTGAACACGGAACGCAGCATCTAACACGGCCTTTGCCAGTCGCTCATCCGCACCAGCGATCGGCTCGAAACCAGACACCCTTCGTTCCTTTGTTCCTTCGTGGTTCCTCTTTTTTAACTAGCCGTTAACGCGCAGCCGAACGGGCGGGGCGGCGACGGCGGTGAGTTCTCCGATCGCGTCGCACGCTCGGGCGGCGGCGCCATCGGTCGTTTCGTGGGTCATCAGGACGAGCGGTACGGTGGCTGCCTCGCTCGGTTGCTGCTGGAAGCTGGCGATCGAGATCCCCTCGGCGCCTAGGGCGTTGGCGACCTGGGCCAGCACGCCCGGCTCGTCGGCCGCTTCGAGGCGCAGATAGAACCGGGCGGTCGCGTCCGCCGGGTCGGCGACCGGGGTCCGTTCGGAGTCCTCGCTCCACAGCTTGAGCGTCTGGAAGGTCGCCTTGGTGCGTCCGACGGCCGTGTCGATCAGGTCCGCCACGACGGCGCTCGCCGTGGGCATCTGGCCGGCGCCGGGGCCTTGGAAGAAGAGCTCGCCGACCGCGTCGGCCGTCACGCGGACCGCGTTCATCGGGCCGGGCACGTCGGCCATCGGGCTGCCGTTCTTCACCAACGTGGGACCAACCGAGAGTTGCAAGCCTTTATCCGTGAGCTGCGCCGTGCCGAGCAGCTTGATCGTGTAGCCCATCTCCTCGGCCATCTTCACGTCGGCCAGGTCGAGCGTGTCGATGCCGGTGCGCGGGATCTCTTCCCACTTCGGCCGGGCGCCGAACGCGAGGTGCGCGAGGATCGCCAGCTTCTGCGCCGTGTCGGTCCCATCGACGTCCATCGCCGGATCCGCCTCGGCGTAACCCAGGCGTTGCGCTTCGGCGATGACCTCGCGGTAAGGAACCCCCTCGGCGTGCATCTTGTTGAGGATGAAGTTGCACGTGCCGTTGAGGATGCCGGTGAGCGACTCGATCTGGTTGGCGCCCAGGCACTGGCTCAGGTTCGAGATGATCGGCACCCCGCCGGCGACGGCCGCCTCGAACGCGATGGTGCGCCCCGCTTCGCGGGCGGCGTCGAAGAGCTCGGGCCCGTGGGCGGCGAGCAGCGCCTTGTTGGCGGTGACCACGTCCTTGCCCGCGGCCAGCAGGCCGAGGACGACCTCGCGGGCCTTGTCGACCCCGCCCATCAGCTCGGCGACGACGTCGATCTCCGGGTCGGCGAGGATCGCGTCGATCTGGTCGGTGAGCACCCCCTCGGGCAGGTCGCAGCCGCGGGGCTTGCTCAGATCGCGGACGGAAGCCTTCTGGAGCCACAGCACCCGCCCCGCCTGCCGGGCGGTCCGATCGCCGTGGTCCAGCAGCAAGCGGGCGACGCCCGATCCGACGGTTCCGAGGCCTACCAGGCCGATGTTGGTCTTTTCCACGGTTCGCGAACTGCCGGGGCGTGAGCGGGGTCAGTCTTTCGAGACCCGCCAGTAGACGCACCCGGCGACCGAAGGTCAACGGACGGCGAGGTTTGCGCCTCGCCGGGGAGCCGCTGAACCAGCCAGAGTCACGAGCAAGAGGGCGGCCGCCGTTGGTTCGGGAACAGGCGTCTGCAAGTAGATGAGCCTGGGGTCGGCGGTACGGTAGTCAGTGACTTGAGTATCTGCCGTTGCGCTGAGGAACTCACCGGTGTTGGAATCGAAGACGAGGAACCTGCGAAAGAAATAATCGTCCTCCCACGACTCTCCGCAGTCAGTGCAGGGGCGACTCGTCAGCACATGCAGAGCGCTGTCAGTGCTTGTGGTCTCGATGATCGATTCCTCGGGATGGAGTAGATCAGCTCCGGAGGCAAGGTCAGGCAGGCTGACCTCGGAAATGATTTGGCGGAGATTGATGTCATAGGCAATCAGACGCGGGTCCTCACCGGGCACGAAGGTTCTGAGCAGGCCGTCTTCGCCGAACTCCGAGTGCGATTGGTCGAGCAGGTCGTTCAACTCGCTATGCACCCAGGGATTCGAAGGGTGCAACGGGCTGCTGGGGTCGCTTGTGTCGTACGGATCAACGCCCAGACGTTCCAAGTCTTCAAAGTGGTGCCAGAAGAGTTGGTAGGGCGTTTCTGCAGGAGAAAAATCGAGCACACCAAATGGTGTCGCGACGACTGCTCGATCAGGGGTTTGGAAGAGCACCCATGTCTCTCCACGTGTAAACCGCTCTCCTGCGAGCTGGCTGGGAGGTCGCCACATTGGCGTCGGATGGGTGTCGATACCCGGGCGGTAGCGATGCAAACCGAAGCCGACGTTGACCACTTCGAGCTGGGGCGGTCCTTCAATCGCGAGGCCCCAGCGATCGATTTCACCGAATCCCCAGATGCCACCGGCATGGTCGCTCGCGATGTCGTAGGTTAGGCGTCCTGCCTCGCCACCTAGGAAGCAAGCAATCCCACCGATGCTCGGATCGCAACCCGGAGGCGTGATGCGGTAATTCAGCCCGCCATGCGGGTTGTAGTCGTCATCGGACACGCTGCTGACAAACAGAGGTTTGGGATAGCCGTCCTCCCATGGATAATCGTCTTCGTAATAAGACGGCGAGAAATCGGGAGGTCCCGTTGTCGATGCGCCTGTGAGGCGGTCGAACGCATACAGAGGGTAAGCTCCAAGGGAGTTCCCGATGGCGTAGAGCTCGTTGCTCGCCCCGAGGGCGATGCCTTCCATGGTCTCTTCGTAGAATGCGTATCCGTTGAGCGGCTCTCCAGAATCGTTATACCTTGCGATCTGGGGAGACCAAGCGACGAGGTACTCACCTTGAGCTGAGAGTGGGGCGGTGAGAATCAGCAAGGTTGCCCATAGGCCTGCACGCATGCGAAGCACCTAGTTGGGAGTAAACGGTGTGTATCGCAGCATCGACTAGGATCCCGAGCATGTGCGGAGAACGCTCGGTCGTCAACATTCAGTGAGGTTTGCGCCGTTCGGGGCGCGGGATAGACTGCGGCTCCGCGTTCGCTTTTCAACCCCTGCTCGATCGAGGT
It encodes the following:
- the hom gene encoding Homoserine dehydrogenase; this translates as MEKTNIGLVGLGTVGSGVARLLLDHGDRTARQAGRVLWLQKASVRDLSKPRGCDLPEGVLTDQIDAILADPEIDVVAELMGGVDKAREVVLGLLAAGKDVVTANKALLAAHGPELFDAAREAGRTIAFEAAVAGGVPIISNLSQCLGANQIESLTGILNGTCNFILNKMHAEGVPYREVIAEAQRLGYAEADPAMDVDGTDTAQKLAILAHLAFGARPKWEEIPRTGIDTLDLADVKMAEEMGYTIKLLGTAQLTDKGLQLSVGPTLVKNGSPMADVPGPMNAVRVTADAVGELFFQGPGAGQMPTASAVVADLIDTAVGRTKATFQTLKLWSEDSERTPVADPADATARFYLRLEAADEPGVLAQVANALGAEGISIASFQQQPSEAATVPLVLMTHETTDGAAARACDAIGELTAVAAPPVRLRVNG